TGGTTGGAGTCGTAACATACGcacttttgtgtttggcttctatAATTTGGCATGTTTTCTCCCACGTTTGTAGCATTTATAAGTACTTCCCTGAATAGTAGCCCGTTGTGTGGATAGTCGATTTTGCTTATCCgtcgatggacatttgggctaaTATCTTTTTGCTGTTAACTAAAAAACGTAACACTGTCTTGATGCTTGAGGTATGAAGCTGGTTCATGCTTTGTTTGGGCTTACAAGACacatttttatcacttttctaGTGGTTTAGCCATGATCTACTGTCTCTGCATTGTTTCCTTTGGTTTTGAGCCTCAGGATTTGCTTTTGGGCAGCTTATTCTCCTTGTCGAAGTGCTTTATTTTTGAGATTAATTGAAATAACATGTAAAGTCCCTAACTCAGTGCCCACACTGTAGTAAATGTTCCTCCAGCGTTTCAGTGTTTATTTTCCCCTCACTCTCCACGGAGGCTTTTTCCCCTCCGGCAGTTGGTGCTGGCTTCCTGACAGTTACCAGGAACAGTTGTGTCCGGccatgcggcccaacacaaaattgtaaatttacttaaaacacgatgagattttttgtgattacgtgtcacagtgtatttaatgtgtggggGCCAAGacgacaactcttcttccagtgtggcccagggacgccaaatggttggacacccctgaattagGGAGAAATGGGTGTTTCAAGGGTGATGATTTTACTTACTTGGTTTTTACTATTTTGGCAATGGTTCCCAAGGCTCTTTTTCATTGTGTGGATTATTTGGgtaaaatactaaattttcttttaaacagaaaTGCATCGTGATTCCTGTCCATTGGATTGTAAGGTTTATGTAGGTAATCTTGGAAACAACGGTAACAAGACTGAATTGGAACGAGCTTTTGGCTATTATGGACCACTCCGAAGTGTGTGGGTTGCTAGAAACCCTCCCGGCTTTGCTTTTGTTGAGTTTGAAGATCCCCGAGATGCAGCCGATGCTGTCCGAGAGCTAGATGGGAGGTAATTTAATCATTGATTTATACTAACAGCGAATATGTTGCTTGAGTTCCTAATATTAAATATGTTCCTTGAGTCCCTAAGATCTCTAGGCGTATGTGGTTCTGAGTGGCTTCTTGAGTATCTGAAGTTGATGTTACTGCAGATTTACGTAAACCTTATTTgccgttaaaaaaaaaaaggactgaacAGTTTTAGTTGAGATGtaggaagtttttttttattcagttggccattaaagaaaataataaaagtttttaatagtCAATTTTTGGTGAGTGGGTAGCTGCATCCAAAAAATGGTCAAAACATTTTAATCTTATTCTCTAGTGTCAACTGTGTTCTCACCTTTGAATTGTTTCTAAAAACAATTGTGGGATCCTATTTCTATAAGTAAATAAGGCTATGAACTAATTGTAGCCGAGTTAAGGTTTCATGGAGGTTTGTTTTATCACCTTTACGTGTTTGACACGCCGCTTTTAGGAAGTGTGCAGGTTTCCTTAGTAATTATGGTACTGGCTGACTGATAATACCTGAGTCTTAATAGTGAGCTGGTATTGTCTTTGCCCTTTTATTTGGCATTTGAAACCATTGGATCTTGTGAAACCAAGGAAAACTTAATCCTTAAGATCCTAAAATTAAATTGTCTGAGGGTTGGCTGTATAAAAAAGCTTCCCTACCCAAGCAGATGACAGAAGCATTTTCAGGGCCCCACCTCTTCCCAAATCACTGTCCAAATATGGTAGCATATCTAAACTTAATGGTGGTTGCAGTTTTTTGTGTCACACACTGTCGTGCGATGATTGAAGAGGAGGGTGATGTAAATGGCCAAAAGTCTAGTGTCCTATTTACTGCTGTTTACATGGACACCGGTGGGGGTGGGAAGACAAGCAAATAATAGGGTGAGATCAAAGTATTCCTTGCTAAGAAGCTAACTAGAagtgctttttcctttatttttaatacccATCTCTTAGGAAGTCAGTTTGGCTGCTTTAAATTTACTGGTTTTTCCTAGAACACTATGTGGCTGCCGAGTAAGAGTGGAACTGTCGAATGGTGAGAAGAGGAGTCGAAATCGTGGCCCACCTCCTTCTTGGGGTCGTCGCCCTCGAGATGATTATCGGAGAAGAAGTCCTCCACCTCGTCGCAGGTACTTGAGAGCGTGTTTAGAGGTTTGGTGTAATGGAGTAGCTAATAGGAGCAGGTACTTCTCTTAAAGTTTGTTGGTGGGTTATAAACTTACTGAAGAATCGGAGGTTTTTATGAAACATTTGCTGGGTGTAGTTTGGGGTATGTGAGTTGTGCTGAGTGTTGGCTTTTGTCTTTAGGTTCATGTTGGTAGTCAGTAACTTCTGTCTTGGATCTGTCTTCTAGTTCATCTTCTAGTTGCATCTTTCCAAGTCTTCCCTTATACATCAATTTAGgcctttttccatttcttgacTCCATAATGACAAACATTACATTCAACTCTAGCTCTtcacaaaaatgtgttttctactATTAGCACGATTGTAATATTTATCAATCAGGCAGCTGTTTTAATGTTACAAGTGGTAAAATAGCAATCTTTCTGAAACTAACTTTAAGTCACTGACCAATAAAGGGGGCTAAAAAAAGTAATCCCAGTCATCTATTCTTCAGACCCAAATAGAAGAGAAATCAGTTTTTTTATGATTGAAAATGGCATCATTCTTGGCCCAGGCAGTGTTGTCTGGATGCTAACTCCACATCTCCTCAAACCTCCAAAATAGTTTCTATAGGACTGAATTTACCTCTTACAGGTGAGTGAAGTCCTTCTAGGAGATAGGAGTTCAAAATCTTGCCCCTTTTGCTATTTTGAAAAACAACACACTGTTGCCCATCATAATAAAGAGTATTTGTTAGCTAATAGATGGTTGTACTGATggcttgtttttcattttttttttgtgctttttggtccatctattaataaaaatgaacccCGTTACAGAGTCACCATCATGTCTCTTCTCACCACCCTCTGAGTCTGCATTAGCCAGTCAACTAGCCCTTTCAGCGTCATGTGACCAGCGCGCCCCATTTCAGCTTGGCTGGTGTCGTTTCACATGACCCAGGCATGGCCAGTCGTCAGGTTGCACCGCCCTTTGGTTCCCGAGCATGCTGTTTTCTCTCAGCCTTCTCTCCAACCTTAACCAAATCGGCAGCAGCCACCTCGACCGCCCACACATTCCTGGCCAATCAGCTCAGCTGTTTATTTACCAAATGTCTTCACAACAACTACAGCAGCAGCCTTCGGCTaacaaaaaagcaggaaaaatccACAACACCCCCTTCGCCAACCAACTAAATCCAACGCAACATCTGGCAAAACCTTTTCAGCAAATTCTTCCTGGCCGTCAGTCCGGCAGCCTCACCTCACCATTTCTAGCTTGTTGAAACCCAAAACTAGTAAGTTTTTCCTGCTTAATACAGTTTACTGCTGGTTAAAATAAGGAGTAAGCGGcttaaagtaattcttttttcTGGATCAAAGGCTGGCTGTGCATAATTGAATggtaatgtacatatatattgctTGAATAAAACTTTTAAGGGTGATAGGGAACTCATAATGTAACTTAGACCTTCAAATGAAACTTATTTGCATGTGTGAGATgccaaactaaaaattttaataactaacAGATTTAGCTTTCCTTTCTAGCAAAATTTTGTTGACTCCTATCACCTTTAAATGGTTTTACtaacagttttcaaaattttaaaattttgggggTGAAGCGGGCCAAGCTAAGGTAATTTTGATAAGTCTAAACACACTCTTAAATGTGACGATCACAAATGCAGTTCTAATGTAAGCACTTAATGGCATCAATATTTACACCTACCGCGTTTTCACAAAATTACACTATCCACCTGGTACCTAAGTCTTGTCATAGACTTAACAGGTTTGCATGGGTTCCAAATACTGGTTTATGGTACTGTTTTTGGAACTACTTGTGGGACTACATTTTGGTGTGGTGTTTTGGGTACTGAAGTTAGTTTGACATGAAGTTTTGCATTGGACAGATCTGCTGTGAAGCATTCTTTGTTAAAGTGAGTCCATGGTTGGAATACCTGCTTTTCACTTGAGCTTTTGATTCCTTAAtctttctgtgcctttttttctattttttttttttttcttttttttggacgATGGGTGCCAGTTCTTCCGGCACATTCACTGGGCCCAACAGTGAGTTTGAAAAGTTGGGAAATGCCTCACGCCATAAATACTAATTGGCAATTAGCCTAACTTTCTTGTTTCTGCTTTTAGATCTCCAAGACGGAGAAGCTTCTCCCGCAGCCGGAGCAGGTAAATGGTTTTTGGTCACATTCTGGGAAATGACAGTATTAACTGCTATTACTAAGCTGTTTTCCAAAAGACTTGATACATGGTAGTAGACGTTGGCTTTAGTAATGAGTGAAGTGGTGCATGGAGCCAGTATTAAGTTGTAAGAATgaaccagctcttagttttcAAAGACTTACTACAAATACTTGTTGGGTTTAATTCTTAATGGtcgtatttttcttttctctgtttttaggTCCCTTTCTAGAGataggagaagagagagatcacTGTCTCGGGAGAGAAATCACAAGCCGTCCCGATCTTTCTCTAGGTCTCGtaggtaagatttttttaatgacttgagCCATTTTAAGACCTTGCATACATGAtgtattaaaaacaagaaaatgggtCTTAAGCCTATTCTACCATGAAAGTGTTTTGATGTTTTGTCCCTGTCACCAAGTTACAGGtggaacttgtttttttttttctttttttagccgATCTAGGTCAAACGAAAGGAAATAGAAGACCAGTTTTCAAGAGGAGTGGTGTACAGGAAATAACTTCATTTGACAGGAGTATGTACAGAAAATTCAAGTTTTGTTTGAGACTTCATAAGCTTGGTGCATTTTTAAGATGTTTTAGCTGTTCGCCTTTGTCTTGGAACAGTGACATAAAGATGTAATTCTCTATGGTTTGAAATGGATCATATGAGGCATGTAATACCAAGAATTGTTACTTTACAATGTTCCCTTAAGCAAAATTGGTTTTGCTTTGAACTTTAGTCTTGCATAGACTGATAATAAATCTCTTAACTCCTCCCAGCTAAAGTGTGATGTATAGTATTATGGAAACTAAACTTGTAAAAATTGAACTTAAGACTTTCCATTGCTGGGATATAACATGCAGCGGTAGTAGAATAAGCAGCCTTCAGAAGCTGCTGTGAACTGAAGCCAGCAGGTAAAAATTAAAGCTGCACCCTTAAATTAGattagaggtttaaaaaaaatccgACTAGTCTTTACACTGGGCAGAGGTTGTCCAGTTAGTGTAGAACCTAAGAAGTTTCAAGAAAGTTAGTTTACCTTTCTTTGCTTTAGGTCATAAATTTCTTATGTGATTGCTGTATGAGAATACATAGCTCTTTGTAACATTATTCATTTGGAAATTTGAGACTTCAAGATACCAGTGTCCTGCCAGTTTAAGGGTACATTGTAGAGCTGAACTTTGAGTTACTGTGCAAAAGTTTTTTTCATGCTGTCATTTGTAATATGTTTTGTGAGAATCCTTGGGATTAAAGTTTTGGTTACAAATTGTTGTTTAACATGAAAGCCTGTTTTTCCTTGCAAAACTAAAATCTGTGAGCTTGGTATCAAGTTCAGGTGTAACATTCCTATTGGAAGCCATACTTATATTTTCTTGTAAAGTGcttttgaattaataaaataatagcataCCTGTGTAATAGTCAAACCCACTATTACCATAGTTTGTGTCCCATGGAAAGTAGTTGATTACACAAATCTCACAAACAAAATTGAGGCCTTTAAAGTAAAGGAAATTTTTGATTGCCACCTAAGTGATTGTTAGTTCTTAccactttgggggggggggtgttttttgttttgttatttttttagtggAAGCCAGTTCAAAAAGTCCATGTGATAACTCAGTGACTTAACATTTTCAAGTTTAGCAACCTAGTACATTATAACCCAAAGTTGCCCATTAAAAGGCTTTTAGCTTAGCATGAGAACTTTCcacaaagctttaaaaattgcTTCCATTTTACATAATTTGAGGTGTTGCATGGGAATTCTAAATTGATCCATTATGATGTAAAACTCACTATATGGTTCAAATGTAACAGTGCAGACTTGAATATGGAGGCATGCATAACCTTCCTCTTAGAAATCCAGAGGAGctgtaatttcaaaattttgtgCAATTA
The Desmodus rotundus isolate HL8 chromosome 11, HLdesRot8A.1, whole genome shotgun sequence genome window above contains:
- the SRSF3 gene encoding serine/arginine-rich splicing factor 3, yielding MHRDSCPLDCKVYVGNLGNNGNKTELERAFGYYGPLRSVWVARNPPGFAFVEFEDPRDAADAVRELDGRTLCGCRVRVELSNGEKRSRNRGPPPSWGRRPRDDYRRRSPPPRRRSPRRRSFSRSRSRSLSRDRRRERSLSRERNHKPSRSFSRSRSRSRSNERK